GGCCACGGCTTCGGCGTCGTCGTCGGCCACTGGGGTACCGCGCTGATAGTGGCCGCGCACCGCCACCATCACATAGTGATGGGCCAGGTTGCCGGCGTCTTCGGCCAGCACGTCGTAGCAGGCAAAGGGAGCATCCATGCGGGCGGTGACGCCGGTTTCTTCCAGTAATTCCCGGGCCGCGCCGGCACTCATGGTTTCGCCCCATTCCAGCTTACCGCCGGGAAAGCCCCAGTGCCCGGCGTGGGGAGCGTGCTTGCGTTTCACCAGCAGCACGCGCTGCCGGTGCCAGACCACGGCGATAACGCCGACCTTGGGTGCCTTCATGAGTCTTCCCTGGCTGAATGAATAAGTGGGTATTGTGCCAAAGCTCGAACGGCTTGGGCGAATTTAATGACGCGGCACTACGACCGGCTGATCAGGCGGTACACAAACAGCAGAAACAGGGCGCCGATCACCGCGGTGATCATGCTGCCCAGGTTAAAGCCGGTGACGCTGCCAAAGCCCAGCCGCACGCCTATCCAGCCGCCCACAAAGGCGCCGGCAATGCCGAGCAGGGTGGTCATGATAAAGCCCCCGCCATCCCGCCCGGGCATGATCCAGCGCGCCAGAAAGCCGGCGATAAGCCCAAAGACGATCCAGCTGAGAATGCCCATGATGTACTCCGGTGGTTGTTTTTTGAACTGATCCAAGCATAGTCCAGCGGCACACACGGCCGGCCTCTGTCTTTCATGCCCGATCATTTCCGCGAAGGCGGAAATCCATGAACGGGGGCGCAGTATGTGGAATGGCCCCCCGCCCCGGCCCCCGCCTTCGCGAGGATGACGTTCCTTCGCGGGGAGACAAGGTTATGGGGTCTTCAGCCGCCGATCAGCGACCAGTGGTTGTCCCACTGCCAGGGGGAATAGAAACGGGTTTCCTCGCCCTGAACATTGAGCCGGCTGATGCCGCCCTGGCCGCTGCCCAGCCAGATCTGGCCCCGAGCCGCCGAGGCACCGGAGGCATCGGGCAGGGGGGCGATGCGGATCAGCTCGCCGCTGTGGCGGTGCCACAGGCCGTAGCAGTTGCCCGGTGGCGAGGTGGCGGCAATATGATTGTCGGTGACCGCGATGCTGGCGATGTAATGGTTGAAGCGGGCCCAGTCCAGAGGCTCGCCGCCAAGGGGGATAAGCTTCCGGCCCCGGCGGTGACGCACGATCAGCGGCGGATAGTCGTCCGGGTTGCCCCGGTACTGCTGGCCGGTAAACACTTCGCCGTCGGCGGTCACCGCCAGGTGGCGAATGGACAGATGGCGGTCGGCCAGGCCCCGCTGCTCCAGTATCCTGCCGTTCCGGGCATCGAGGTAAGTGAGGCTGGGTTGCATGGTGTTCAGGTTCAGCGGCTCGCGCCCCTGCGTGTGCACGCCGCCCACGCCCACCACCAGGTTGCCATCGGGCAGGCGGCGGATTTCATGAGGGCCCAGGCCAAAGCCGGTGAACTCGTTTACCTTGGTGAGCCGTTCCCCTTCAAGCGCATATACACCGATAATGCCTTTACTGGTGCTGCGTACCCCCTCGGTGGTATAGAGCCGGCGGCCGTCGGCACTGAACACGCCATGGCCGTAATAGTGGCGCTGTGGGTCTGCCTCGCGCACCTGCAGCAACCGGCCCTGCTCATGGTTGAACAGCGCCAGCCAGCCGCCGGGGCGACGGGCATGACACACCGCCAGCGGCCGGGTGGGGTGGGCCGCCATGCCGTGCCCCCGGGCCGGCAGCGGCAGCTCATAGCGCAGGCTGCCATCCAGATTCAGTGCCTGCACCACATAGCGGTGGCCGCCGTCGCGACGGCCGCCACCCACCAGATAGCCGCGTCTGCGTGCCGGCAGGGCACAGCCCGCCAGCCCCAGGCTGCACAACACGCCGGCGGCGGACAGCCCTTTCAGAAATTGCCGTCTGTGCATCAGTCACCGTCCGTGGCGTTAAAGCCCAGACTGAGGCCCAGGGCGTCGGGCAGGCGCAGCTTGAGCTGGCTGCCCAGGCGATCAAAGGAGAGTTTAAAGCGCAGCAGGGCGGCGTAGTTGTCCCCTTGCAGCCAGTGGGCCAGGCTGTCGCCCTCGGGCAGATGCTCAAGGGTATCGGCAAAGGCCTTATCCAGCTCATTGATCAGCGTGTTTTCATTTTTTTGCTGCAGGTATGTGCGAATGCCTCCGTCCTGATATTCCCGCTGCAGGCTTTTCAGGCTGGTGCGCACAAAGTACAGCGACTGCTGGCTGCGCCAGGCTTCGGCAAACAGCGGACGCGGGTGATCCACGGTATTGAGCGGCAGGTCGAGTTTTTTTTCAATGCGATCGTAACGGTGGGCCAGCTGGCCGAGGATCTGCACCAGCAGCACACGCTCGCCGCCCTGCACCGCCATTTGCTCCAGCTGTTGTTCATAGCCTTGCGGGTTGCGCCAGGCAGCCTGCAGTTGGCCGCCACTGTGTACCAGTTGCTCGGTGACCCCGGGCAGCAGGGTGCAGCGCTGCGCTTGGGAAAGATCCTCATACAACAGGTATTCCACCGCCCCAAGAGTGACGCTGGCCCCCTTGAGCGGGGCGGGCTGCTCAAGCTGACGGGTCAGCTGGCGGGCGGTGGTGTCCTTTTTGTCGGGCCACAGCTGAAAGGCGTAGCTCAGACCGGCGGCATCGAGGGGGCCGCCGCTCTGTCCCTGATGGGCGGTCCAGGCGGTAAAGGCGCTGCGCCACTGCTGCTGCACGCTGGCCAGAGGCTGCTCGCCGGCGCAATGGGCGCGGCTGCTGCTATCCAGCCGGGTCAGCGCCTGGGCCAGCTCATCGGCCTGCTGGCGCATCAGGCCCAGGTGTGACTGGGTCAGCCGGTCAAGGGACGGGTCCAGTGGTGGCTGGCTCTGACAGGCGGTGAGCAGGCCCAGCGCGGCGAGTGAAAACGGACGAAAGTTCATCAAAGCGACTCCAGAAAGGCGATCAGTTGTTCACGTTCTCGAGCGCTGGCGGCCAGCACCCGGTTGCGGGCGGCTTCGGCCTCGCCCCCGTGCCAGAGCACGGCTTCCAGCAGTGTGCGGGCGCGGCCGTCATGCAGATAGCGGGCGGGCTGGCCGGCCACCTCGCTGGCATAGCCCAGGCCCCACAGCGGCGGTGTACGCCACTCGCGGCCGCCGGCTTCAAACTCGGGACGGTTGTCGGCCAGATCGTCGCCCATGTCGTGCAGCAGCAGATCGGTATAGGGATAGATTTTCTGGTGGCTGAGCGCCGGGCTGGCGTGCTCGCCGGTGGTGTAAGACGGGGTATGGCAGCCGGCGCAACCCAGTGCCAGAAACAGCCGCTCACCGGCCTGCACCTGAGGATCGCTCAGGTTTCGCCGGGCGGGCACCGCCAGGTGCTGGCTGTAGAAGGTGACTGCATCGAGCACCTCGTTGCTGACCTCGGGCTTGCCACCGTCCGGGTAGCGCTCACAGCCTTGAGCGGCGGTGCAGTCATCGGCAGGCATCAGGGCGGAGGTGAGCCCCATGTCGCCGGCAAAGGCGCCGGCGTTTTGCTGGCGCAGACTGGGCTGGCCGGCCTTCCAGCCAAAGCGGCCGATCACGGTGTGCTCGCGGGCGGCGCCCCATACCCGGTTGGCGTGGCCGCGAATGCCGTCATTATTTTCATCATGCGGGTCTTCCCCGGCCAGCAGCGCCGACTCGGGAATGGCTTCCAGCAGCCCCAGGCCGATCATGGGCGGGGCAATACGGGCTGAGGCAAGCAGCTGCGGACCGGGCTCGCCGTAGCCGGGCTGGTCAATGCTGACATGGGGCCGGCGCAGCTCCACGGTGCTGCCGTCGTGAAAGCGTACCGTTTGGGTGCTGTAGCGAATATTTACCCTGCCTTCGGGCACGGCGCCGGGAATGGCCATGTCCTGCAGCTGGCCGCCGTAGACCGGATGGGGCACCGCCCCAAGGGTGCGCAGATAGTCCCGGTGCTGCTGGCTTTCATCGGCGGGCACCGACAGCCGCACCAGCATGCTGACCGCATTGTCGCCGTCAAAGGCGGGCGGATGGCCGCGGCCGTCCTTGATGTGGCAGCTCTGGCAGGCGTTGGTGTTGAACAGCGGGCCCAGGCCGTCGCGGGCGTCTGTGGTGGCCGGCGCGGCAACCCAGGGATTGCGGAAAAAGCTGTTGCCCACCGAGAAGTCGAGGCGCTTGTCAAAGCTCAGATTGGCGGCGGGCATGGAATAGGCGTTGGCACCGGTTTTGGTGGTGGTGGTGTCGCCACCGGGTTTGGCGGGA
The Oceanimonas pelagia genome window above contains:
- a CDS encoding imelysin family protein, producing the protein MNFRPFSLAALGLLTACQSQPPLDPSLDRLTQSHLGLMRQQADELAQALTRLDSSSRAHCAGEQPLASVQQQWRSAFTAWTAHQGQSGGPLDAAGLSYAFQLWPDKKDTTARQLTRQLEQPAPLKGASVTLGAVEYLLYEDLSQAQRCTLLPGVTEQLVHSGGQLQAAWRNPQGYEQQLEQMAVQGGERVLLVQILGQLAHRYDRIEKKLDLPLNTVDHPRPLFAEAWRSQQSLYFVRTSLKSLQREYQDGGIRTYLQQKNENTLINELDKAFADTLEHLPEGDSLAHWLQGDNYAALLRFKLSFDRLGSQLKLRLPDALGLSLGFNATDGD
- a CDS encoding di-heme oxidoreductase family protein → MSFRLTGLLLGAAFALGAQANPAKPGGDTTTTKTGANAYSMPAANLSFDKRLDFSVGNSFFRNPWVAAPATTDARDGLGPLFNTNACQSCHIKDGRGHPPAFDGDNAVSMLVRLSVPADESQQHRDYLRTLGAVPHPVYGGQLQDMAIPGAVPEGRVNIRYSTQTVRFHDGSTVELRRPHVSIDQPGYGEPGPQLLASARIAPPMIGLGLLEAIPESALLAGEDPHDENNDGIRGHANRVWGAAREHTVIGRFGWKAGQPSLRQQNAGAFAGDMGLTSALMPADDCTAAQGCERYPDGGKPEVSNEVLDAVTFYSQHLAVPARRNLSDPQVQAGERLFLALGCAGCHTPSYTTGEHASPALSHQKIYPYTDLLLHDMGDDLADNRPEFEAGGREWRTPPLWGLGYASEVAGQPARYLHDGRARTLLEAVLWHGGEAEAARNRVLAASAREREQLIAFLESL
- a CDS encoding DUF1513 domain-containing protein is translated as MHRRQFLKGLSAAGVLCSLGLAGCALPARRRGYLVGGGRRDGGHRYVVQALNLDGSLRYELPLPARGHGMAAHPTRPLAVCHARRPGGWLALFNHEQGRLLQVREADPQRHYYGHGVFSADGRRLYTTEGVRSTSKGIIGVYALEGERLTKVNEFTGFGLGPHEIRRLPDGNLVVGVGGVHTQGREPLNLNTMQPSLTYLDARNGRILEQRGLADRHLSIRHLAVTADGEVFTGQQYRGNPDDYPPLIVRHRRGRKLIPLGGEPLDWARFNHYIASIAVTDNHIAATSPPGNCYGLWHRHSGELIRIAPLPDASGASAARGQIWLGSGQGGISRLNVQGEETRFYSPWQWDNHWSLIGG
- a CDS encoding NUDIX hydrolase, producing MKAPKVGVIAVVWHRQRVLLVKRKHAPHAGHWGFPGGKLEWGETMSAGAARELLEETGVTARMDAPFACYDVLAEDAGNLAHHYVMVAVRGHYQRGTPVADDDAEAVAWFSPEALPSPLCPDLQEIIERSQQD
- a CDS encoding GlsB/YeaQ/YmgE family stress response membrane protein; the encoded protein is MGILSWIVFGLIAGFLARWIMPGRDGGGFIMTTLLGIAGAFVGGWIGVRLGFGSVTGFNLGSMITAVIGALFLLFVYRLISRS